One Silene latifolia isolate original U9 population chromosome 4, ASM4854445v1, whole genome shotgun sequence DNA segment encodes these proteins:
- the LOC141652989 gene encoding D-aminoacyl-tRNA deacylase-like, with the protein MVTLVVSTTIDPASVGPASALLAMTTWSPGPSFEGVRSYMIEKGVRLLQHDKSIVVEDNLDIRWEHFTNEFVDNIIFLSKHTALSNRPALTIHPIGVPHLKEGDVPPQGGRPGWAAPPDPRMGPWIRLLKKIAHSHNLLPEFEITMEATHHGPVTCKPTMFLEIGSTLDYWKREDAAQVMATLVWEGLGLGGSAAVGEWAREVDKKKVLLGLGGGHYVPRHMDIIMKENVWVGHLLSGYSLPMDDPGQSNVESDAKNVGGTWKEAIRAASEATNAGFPGGEIVAHLDQKSFKGWQRNAITAFLKQQNIKIGKPSDFNS; encoded by the exons atggTAACTTTAGTGGTGTCAACAACCATTGATCCAGCCTCAGTTGGGCCAGCTTCTGCCCTACTAGCCATGACCACCTGGTCTCCTGGACCGTCTTTCGAG GGTGTAAGGAGTTATATGATTGAAAAAGGGGTGAGATTGTTGCAGCATGATAAAAGCATTGTGGTTGAAGACAATTTAGATATTCGTTGGGAACATTTCACCAATGAATTTGTTGATAATATTATCTTCCTCAGTAAACATACTGCTCTTTCTAATCGTCCTGCTCTCACCATTCATcctattg GAGTGCCACATTTGAAAGAAGGAGATGTGCCACCTCAAGGAGGGAGGCCAGGCTGGGCGGCACCACCCGATCCTAGGATGGGACCATGGATCCGGCTCTTGAAGAAAATCGCTCACTCCCATAATTTACTCCCTGAATTTGAG ATAACTATGGAGGCTACTCATCATGGACCTGTGACTTGTAAGCCAACTATGTTTCTTGAGATTG GTAGCACACTCGATTACTGGAAGAGGGAGGATGCTGCTCAAGTCATGGCTACA TTAGTTTGGGAGGGGCTTGGATTGGGAGGTAGTGCTGCTGTGGGTGAGTGGGCCAG GGAAGTTGACAAAAAGAAAGTTTTGCTTGGGCTAGGAGGCGGACATTATGTACCACGCCATATGGACATAATTAT GAAAGAAAATGTTTGGGTAGGACATCTTCTTTCTGGATATTCCTTGCCGATGGATGATCCGGGCCAATCAAATGTAGAATCTGATGCTAAAAACGTCGGTGGCACTTGGAAAGAAGCTATCAGAGCTGCTTCTGAGGCTACTAATGCTGGTTTCCCTGGAGGTGAAATTGTGGCTCATCTTGATCAAAA AAGCTTCAAGGGGTGGCAGAGAAATGCCATCACTGCGTTTCTCAAGCAACAAAACATCAAGATAGGCAAACCAAGCGATTTCAACTCATGA